The Arachis hypogaea cultivar Tifrunner chromosome 14, arahy.Tifrunner.gnm2.J5K5, whole genome shotgun sequence genome has a segment encoding these proteins:
- the LOC112741683 gene encoding two-component response regulator ARR2: MNLSNVKGSTMSTPSSSGSHLRSTGDAVSDQFPAGLRVLVVDDDPTCLMILEKMLKACLYEVTKCKCAEAALELLRGNKNGFDIVISDVHMPDMDGFKLLEHIGLEMDLPVIMMSADDGKHVVMKGVTHGACDYLIKPVRIEALKNIWQHVVRKRKTGWRDPEQSGSIDEGDRQQKVSDDADYSSSANEGKSSKKRRDEEEDADERDDSSTLKKPRVVWSVELHQQFMAAVNQLGIDKAVPKKILELMNVPGLTRENVASHLQKYRLYLRRLSGVSQQQNNLNNSFMNPQDPTFGSTSINGIDLQALSVAGQLPAQSLAKLQAAGLGRSTAKPVMSMPLVEQRNLFSFESPKLRFGEGQMQHLNTNKPINLLHGIPTNMEPKQLANLHQSAQSLGNLNMRINASVAQRSPLLMQMGQSQPRGQMIGENGSHVNQLPTSLLQPTVPNRISNGVIRNGIASSSNINAAYNQVPQSSSFLNFPMNQTNEMSVRSFPLGSHPGISNITTKGMLQEEVTSGIKGSSGFVPNYDMFNELQPQKSQDWDLTTAGLTYDATQHSNHVQGNTDVSVSPSVLVHPGFTSIQQTGQNRDTTSSMGKDMFSIGEGMDQGNLQSISQPQNPLLIDNSVRVKAERVPDASSQTNFFPEQYGQEDLMSALLKQEGIGLAENEFDFDGYSLDNIPV; encoded by the exons ATGAATCTTAGCAACGTCAAGGGATCCACCATGTCAACGCCTAGTTCATCAGGTTCGCATCTGAGGTCCACCGGAGATGCTGTCTCCGACCAGTTTCCGGCGGGTCTCCGGGTTCTGGTGGTGGATGATGACCCCACCTGCCTCATGATCCTTGAGAAGATGCTTAAAGCTTGCCTCTATGAAG TTACAAAATGCAAGTGTGCTGAGGCTGCATTGGAACTTCTGAGAGGGAACAAGAATGGATTTGACATTGTTATAAGTGATGTGCATATGCCTGACATGGATGGATTTAAGCTTTTGGAGCATATTGGGTTGGAGATGGACCTTCCAGTTATTA TGATGTCCGCAGACGATGGAAAGCATGTTGTTATGAAGGGTGTGACTCATGGTGCTTGTGATTACCTAATTAAACCCGTGCGAATCGAGGCTCTGAAGAATATATGGCAGCATGTGGTTCGGAAGAGAAAGACTGGTTGGAGAGATCCAGAGCAATCGGGAAGCATAGATGAAGGAGATCGTCAACAAAAGGTATCTGATGATGCGGATTACTCATCCTCAGCAAATGAAGGGAAAAGCTCAAAGAAGAGAAGGGACGAGGAAGAAGATGCTGATGAGAGGGATGATAGTTCCACTTTGAAGAAGCCGCGCGTGGTTTGGTCTGTTGAGCTTCATCAACAGTTTATGGCTGCTGTGAATCAACTTGGAATTGACA AGGCTGTTCCGAAAAAGATTCTGGAATTGATGAATGTTCCTGGACTTACCAGAGAAAACGTCGCTAGCCACCTTCAG AAATACCGATTGTATCTTCGGAGGCTGAGTGGAGTTTCCCAGCAGCAGAACAACTTGAACAATTCCTTCATGAACCCACAAGATCCAACATTTGGGTCAACATCGATCAATGGAATTGACCTTCAAGCCCTTTCAGTCGCTGGCCAGCTCCCAGCACAAAGTCTAGCCAAGCTTCAAGCAGCAGGACTTGGCAGATCAACTGCAAAACCGGTTATGTCCATGCCTCTAGTTGAGCAACGGAATCTTTTCAGTTTCGAAAGCCCGAAATTAAGATTTGGAGAAGGGCAAATGCAGCATTTGAATACCAATAAACCGATAAACTTGCTTCACGGAATCCCTACCAACATGGAGCCAAAGCAGCTTGCCAATCTGCACCAATCTGCCCAATCCCTTGGTAACTTGAATATGCGAATCAATGCTTCTGTCGCACAGAGAAGCCCCTTGTTGATGCAAATGGGTCAATCCCAACCAAGAGGTCAGATGATAGGTGAAAATGGTTCTCATGTTAACCAGCTTCCAACTTCATTGTTGCAACCAACAGTACCAAACCGAATTTCCAACGGTGTTATCAGAAATGGGATTGCTAGCTCCAGCAACATAAATGCTGCTTATAATCAAGTACCACAAAGCTCTTCATTTTTGAATTTCCCCATGAATCAAACTAACGAGATGTCAGTCAGAAGTTTCCCTCTTGGAAGCCATCCAGGTATATCGAATATCACAACAAAAGGAATGTTACAAGAGGAAGTTACTTCAGGAATCAAAGGATCCAGTGGCTTTGTTCCGAATTATGATATGTTTAACGAACTCCAACCTCAAAAATCCCAAGATTGGGACTTAACAACCGCTGGCCTGACATATGATGCTACTCAGCATTCAAATCATGTACAAGGTAACACTGATGTCTCAGTCTCACCATCAGTTTTGGTCCATCCGGGTTTTACATCTATTCAACAAACTGGACAAAATAGAGATACTACTTCTTCAATGGGGAAAGACATGTTCTCCATAGGTGAAGGCATGGATCAAGGTAATCTCCAAAGCATTAGTCAGCCCCAGAATCCGCTTCTCATTGACAATTCGGTAAGAGTGAAGGCTGAAAGAGTTCCTGATGCAAGCTCCCAGACTAACTTCTTCCCCGAGCAATACGGGCAGGAGGATCTTATGAGTGCACTTCTGAAACAG GAAGGCATTGGACTAGCCGAGAATGAGTTTGACTTCGACGGATATTCCTTAGACAACATTCCAGTCTAG